Part of the Streptomyces sp. NBC_01264 genome, CAGGCCGGCCGGGCCTCGTTTCAGGGGATCACGCGGCTCAGGCGGTCGCCGTCAGGGTCGCCGAGCGGCGCGGGATGGCGAAGGCGTCGAGCTCCGCGCGGGTCAGGCCGGTCAGGGCGGTGACCTCGTCGGCGCCGACGGCGCCGCAGTCCAGGCCGCGGACCAGGTAGCCGGCCAGGGCCTTCGCGGTGGCGGGCTCGTCCATGACGTCGCCCTCGATCTTGGCGACGTACGCCTTCAGTCGCGCGGCGGCGGTCTCGAGGCCCTCGCGGTAGAAGACGAACACGGCCGCGTAGCGGGTCGGCAGGTGCGCCGGGTGCATGTCCCAGCCCTGGTAGTAGGCACGGGCCAGGGCGCGGCGGGTGAGGCCGTAGTGGAGCTTCCAGGCCTCGTGGACGTGCTCGGTGGTGCCGATCGGCAGGACGTTGGTCGAGCCGTCGGAGACGCGCACGCCGGTGCCGGCGGCCGCGACCTGCATGATCGCCTTGGCGTGGTCGGCGGCGGGGTGGTCGCTCGACTGGTACGCGGCCGAGACGCCGACGCAGGCGCTGTAGTCGAAGGTGCCGTAGTGCAGGCCGGTGGCGCGGCCCTTGGATGCCTCGATCATCCGGGCGACCGCGGCGGTGCCGTCGGAGGCCAGGATGGACTGGCTGGTCTCGATCTGGATCTCGAAGCCGATCCGGCCCGGGCGCAGGCCGCGGGCGGTCTCGAAGGCCTCCAGCAGCTGCACGAAGGCCGTGACCTGCTCGGGGTACGTGACCTTGGGGAGGGTCAGGACCAGGCCCTCGGGCAGGCCGCCGTGCGCGAGCAGGCCCGAGAGGAAGATGTCGGTGGTCCGGATGCCGCGGTCGCGGACGTTGGACTCCATGCACTTCATCCGGATGCCCATGTACGGGGCGTTCGTGCCGTTGGAGAAGGCTTCGGCGACGAGGCGGGCGGCGCGGGCCGCGGCCTGGTCCTCCTCCTCGTCGGAGCGGACGCCGAAGCCGTCCTCGAAGTCGACGCGGAGGTCCTCGATGGGCTCGGAGGCGAGCTTGGCGCGCACGCGGTCGTAGACCGGTACCGCCAGCTCGTCGGAGATGCCGAGTACCTTGGCGAAGGTGGCCGCGTCCGGGGCGTGCTCGTCGAGGGCCGCGAGGGCCTGGTCGCCCCAGGTGCGGATGGTGTCCGCCGCGAAGACGTCACCGGGCACGTAGACCGTGTGGATGGGCTGACGGGTGCCGGGGTCGCCCGGGTAGTGGCGCGCGAGTTCCGCGTCCACCGGCTTGAGGGAAGCGCTGATGCCCTCGCTGACCGCGCCTGCGAGGCTCGTCGCCACCTTCTCCTGCTGACCCATCGTGCACTCTCCTCTTTTCCGCTTCACGGAATCCTAGATCCGCATTACAGAATTTAGTCACGGGGTTCCGCTCAGTCAATGGTCGCTGCGCCGTCCTGGACAAACGACTCGGGGCCGTGTGGTGAGAAACACCACACGGCCCCGGAGACCACTTACCCGCAGGTCAGCGCCTGCGGCAGGGTTTTAGCCCTTGCGCGCCTTGATCTCGTCGGTCAGCTGCGGGACGACGGCGAAGAGGTCGCCGAC contains:
- a CDS encoding DUF6986 family protein, which gives rise to MGQQEKVATSLAGAVSEGISASLKPVDAELARHYPGDPGTRQPIHTVYVPGDVFAADTIRTWGDQALAALDEHAPDAATFAKVLGISDELAVPVYDRVRAKLASEPIEDLRVDFEDGFGVRSDEEEDQAAARAARLVAEAFSNGTNAPYMGIRMKCMESNVRDRGIRTTDIFLSGLLAHGGLPEGLVLTLPKVTYPEQVTAFVQLLEAFETARGLRPGRIGFEIQIETSQSILASDGTAAVARMIEASKGRATGLHYGTFDYSACVGVSAAYQSSDHPAADHAKAIMQVAAAGTGVRVSDGSTNVLPIGTTEHVHEAWKLHYGLTRRALARAYYQGWDMHPAHLPTRYAAVFVFYREGLETAAARLKAYVAKIEGDVMDEPATAKALAGYLVRGLDCGAVGADEVTALTGLTRAELDAFAIPRRSATLTATA